A region from the Nostoc sp. HK-01 genome encodes:
- a CDS encoding glutathione-dependent formaldehyde-activating GFA produces MTINISEPMIYEGGCHCSAVRFRVVVKQHKVDDCNCSICRKKGFLHLIIPKEQFTLLQGENKLTTYQFNTGVAQHKFCSICGIHSFYIPRSHPDCIDVNVRCLDGDVISNFEVVPFDGMNWEANIHKLIN; encoded by the coding sequence ATGACAATTAATATTTCAGAACCAATGATATATGAAGGCGGTTGTCATTGTAGTGCTGTACGTTTTCGAGTTGTAGTCAAGCAACACAAAGTCGATGATTGTAACTGTTCTATTTGCCGGAAAAAAGGGTTTTTACACTTAATCATTCCCAAGGAACAATTTACTTTATTGCAAGGTGAAAATAAGTTAACAACTTACCAATTCAATACAGGAGTTGCTCAACATAAATTCTGTAGCATTTGTGGGATACATTCTTTTTATATTCCCCGTAGCCATCCAGATTGTATCGATGTCAATGTGCGCTGTTTAGATGGTGATGTCATATCAAATTTTGAAGTTGTACCTTTTGATGGGATGAATTGGGAAGCTAATATCCACAAGTTGATTAATTAA
- a CDS encoding DNA polymerase III subunit delta, producing the protein MPVLVYWGEDDFAMEKAVNSLRDRILDPLWTDFNYSYFAPDQPDTAIAALNQVMTPAFGAGGRLVWLMNTNLCQQCPDNVLAELTRTLPVIPENSFLLLTSRSKPDERLKSTKFLKQFATEFREFALIPPWKTELIVQAVQQAAQAVGVQLTPQTTELLAEAVGNDTRLLYNELEKLRLYHLESKKPLDVDTISKLVRNTTQNSLQLAAAIRTGDTGKALTVLTDLLNAAEPGLRIVATLIGQFRTWLWVKIATDNGERNPQAIAQAADVSNPKRIYFLQQEVKFLSVQQLISCLPLLLELEVSLKQGSAEISTLQTKVIELCQICKGN; encoded by the coding sequence ATGCCAGTTTTGGTTTACTGGGGTGAAGATGACTTTGCTATGGAAAAAGCAGTTAATTCATTGCGCGATCGCATTTTAGATCCCCTGTGGACAGATTTTAACTATTCTTATTTTGCGCCTGATCAACCTGATACAGCGATCGCCGCTTTAAATCAAGTGATGACTCCCGCTTTTGGCGCTGGTGGGCGTTTGGTCTGGCTGATGAATACAAACCTCTGTCAACAATGTCCTGATAACGTTTTGGCAGAATTGACGCGCACTTTACCAGTAATTCCCGAAAATTCCTTTTTATTACTCACTAGCCGCAGTAAACCAGATGAACGGCTGAAATCTACAAAATTTCTCAAACAATTCGCCACGGAGTTTCGGGAATTTGCCCTCATACCACCTTGGAAAACTGAATTAATTGTGCAAGCTGTTCAGCAAGCGGCTCAAGCTGTGGGAGTTCAACTTACACCTCAAACGACTGAACTGTTAGCCGAAGCAGTTGGTAATGATACAAGGTTACTTTACAATGAGTTAGAGAAATTACGGCTGTATCATCTGGAAAGCAAAAAGCCTTTAGATGTAGATACTATTAGCAAATTAGTCAGGAATACTACGCAAAATAGTTTACAATTAGCAGCAGCAATTAGAACAGGCGATACAGGCAAAGCTTTAACTGTGTTGACTGACTTGCTAAATGCGGCAGAACCAGGATTGCGGATAGTGGCAACATTAATTGGTCAATTTCGCACTTGGTTGTGGGTCAAAATTGCCACAGATAACGGTGAGAGGAACCCACAGGCGATCGCTCAAGCCGCCGATGTTAGCAACCCTAAACGTATCTACTTTTTACAACAAGAAGTCAAATTTCTGTCTGTGCAGCAACTAATTTCGTGTTTACCGTTACTGTTGGAGTTAGAAGTCAGTCTTAAGCAAGGATCTGCGGAAATATCCACACTCCAGACAAAAGTAATTGAACTTTGTCAAATATGTAAAGGCAACTGA
- a CDS encoding DNA mismatch repair protein MutL — translation MASTIQALPTEVVYLITAGEVIDSLASVVRELAENSLDAGATRIVIYLWPQHWRIRVTDNGCGMNLEDLQQAATAHSTSKIRSSDDLWKINSLGFRGEALHSLTTLADLEILSRPADGNLGWRVAYGDDGKALEVEATAIAPGTVVTVSNLFGNCLSRRQGLPSATQQMKAVQATIHQIALCHPQVTWQLWQNDRVWFTISPAATTGKLLPQILPQVRQGDLQELKLQISHPNSALSLVVGLPDRCHRHRPDWVRIAINGRMVKSPEIEQTIFSAFHRTLPRDRYPICLLHLEISPDQINWNRNPAKTEIYLNELNYWQEQITQAIDQALRIDAANFPEAVHTTRVSKLLKAAEEKGGYNFNLKPETTQHSLKAVAQVSNTYIVAEHSGGMWLVEQHIAHERVLYEQICDNWQLLPVEPAIILYQLSPAQVSQLQRIGLEIETFGEQLWAVRNIPALLQQREDCAEAILELSWGGDLQAAQVAVACRSAIRNGTPLNLQEMQTLLDQWQRTRNPRTCPHGRPIYLSLEESALARFFRRHWVIGKSHGI, via the coding sequence ATGGCATCTACTATTCAAGCTTTACCCACAGAAGTTGTATATCTGATTACGGCTGGCGAGGTGATTGACTCCTTGGCATCTGTAGTTAGAGAATTGGCAGAAAATTCTCTAGATGCAGGTGCAACCAGAATTGTGATTTACCTCTGGCCACAACACTGGCGCATCCGTGTTACTGACAATGGTTGTGGGATGAACCTAGAAGACCTGCAACAAGCCGCCACAGCCCATAGTACTAGTAAAATTCGCTCTAGTGATGATTTATGGAAAATTAACAGCTTGGGATTTCGTGGTGAAGCTTTGCACAGCCTGACAACTTTGGCAGATTTAGAAATTCTGAGTCGTCCAGCCGATGGTAATTTGGGGTGGCGGGTTGCTTATGGTGATGATGGCAAGGCGTTAGAAGTAGAAGCAACAGCGATCGCACCTGGTACAGTAGTCACAGTCTCTAATCTTTTTGGTAATTGCTTATCTCGCCGTCAGGGTTTACCCAGTGCTACACAGCAAATGAAAGCTGTACAAGCAACAATTCATCAAATTGCCCTGTGTCATCCGCAAGTAACATGGCAACTTTGGCAAAATGACCGAGTATGGTTCACCATTTCTCCCGCAGCTACCACCGGAAAACTACTGCCGCAGATTTTACCGCAAGTCCGCCAAGGTGATTTACAAGAACTAAAACTTCAAATTTCCCACCCCAATTCAGCACTCTCCTTAGTAGTAGGATTACCAGACCGTTGTCATCGCCATCGACCAGATTGGGTAAGAATAGCGATTAATGGCAGAATGGTGAAATCACCAGAAATTGAACAAACGATTTTCTCAGCGTTTCATCGGACTTTACCACGCGATCGCTATCCCATTTGTTTATTACATCTAGAAATTTCTCCTGACCAAATTAACTGGAATCGCAATCCTGCAAAAACCGAAATATATCTCAATGAACTCAACTATTGGCAAGAACAAATAACTCAAGCTATTGATCAAGCACTCCGCATTGATGCTGCTAATTTTCCTGAAGCTGTCCACACCACCAGAGTGAGTAAATTACTTAAAGCCGCAGAAGAAAAAGGTGGTTATAACTTTAATCTCAAACCAGAAACTACTCAGCACTCTTTAAAAGCTGTCGCCCAAGTTAGCAACACTTATATTGTGGCTGAACATTCTGGTGGGATGTGGTTAGTAGAACAGCACATTGCCCACGAGAGAGTTTTGTACGAACAAATCTGTGATAATTGGCAACTCCTACCCGTAGAACCGGCAATTATTCTTTATCAATTATCACCAGCACAAGTTTCTCAACTGCAACGCATTGGTTTAGAGATAGAAACCTTTGGTGAACAACTTTGGGCAGTTCGTAATATACCCGCCCTTTTACAGCAACGAGAAGACTGTGCAGAAGCTATTTTAGAACTCAGTTGGGGCGGGGACTTACAAGCGGCTCAAGTTGCCGTTGCTTGCCGGAGTGCGATTCGTAACGGTACGCCACTAAATCTCCAAGAAATGCAAACACTGTTAGACCAATGGCAACGCACTCGTAACCCCCGTACCTGTCCCCACGGCAGACCTATCTATTTATCACTAGAAGAATCTGCCTTAGCCCGATTTTTCCGCAGGCATTGGGTAATTGGCAAAAGCCACGGAATATGA